The region AGCAGTGGACCGGGCTGGAGCACGGGTGGGAGCAGGTCGGGATCGATGCCCTCTGGTGCGGTCGTCGCTACGGTGACGGCTCCGCCGACGGCTTCCAGTGGATCCCGGGTGGTGCGCAGCAACTCGTCTACAACGAGAGCCCGGACAAGCTGAACTGGATGTACATGCGGCTGACCGTTGACGTCGTCGCTCGCGAGTATGTCGAGTTCCAGAGCGTCGACAAGGTCTTCGACCTGCGCGGGCTCAAGGCCACCCTGTCGCCCAAGTACGCCGGCATCACCCAGCTCATCAATCCCGTGTTCTACATCGAGGCGGGAGCGGACCGGATCGTGAACATGTACATCGACTCGGTCGTCTACTCGACCGGTGCCACTTTTCCCGCGAAGCGAGGAGCGGTCTGATGCTCACCTCCGCCACCACGCTCGTCGAGCGACGCACGGTGCTCACGGGCGACTTCGGAACGCATCCCTACGAGGCGGGGTGGGCCACCGAGGCGCTGTTCTACGTGCGGACCGAGGGGCCCCATCCCACGCTGACCATTCAAGCGCAGGTCTCACCCGACGGCGTGGAGTGGCTGGACCGCGGTGCGCGGCTGACCCTGCCAAGCGACCGCTCGCTGATCGACGTGGAACTGTACGGGTTCGGCACGTGGATCCGCCTTTTCATCACCGGGTCCACGTCCGAGCAGCCGACGACTCTGTTGGTGCATCTGGCGCTCAAGGGCTGACCGGCTCATCCGGAGCAGGGCTGAGGCGTGCGATGCGACTGACCGTCGACCGTTCAATCCGCCATGCTGGCAACGGTATCAGCGAGCCCGTGCTTGCCATGCTTGTGGCCGTGCTTGCCACGTCCGAGGCCGTACTTGCCACGTCCGAGGCCACGCTTGCCATGTCCGAGGCCGCCGCCGCTAATATGGACTGTCGCATCCGGAGATCGATGTTGCGATTCCATGAGTGAATCTATGAGGAGACAGGCATCGATGTCAAACCGACTCGAGGCGCCCCGCTACGCGACGATGCGCGAAGTCGCGGCGCTGGCGGGAGTCGGCGTGAAGACGGTGTCGCGAGTGCTCAACGGCGAGCCGAACGTTTCCGATCAACTGAGGGAGCGCGTCAATCGCGCGGCCGCCGCTCTCAACTATGAGCTCAACGTCTACGCCGGAGGCCTGCGGCGCGCAGGCGCGCGCACCAATGCGATC is a window of Micromonospora polyrhachis DNA encoding:
- a CDS encoding DUF6385 domain-containing protein, producing MLTSATTLVERRTVLTGDFGTHPYEAGWATEALFYVRTEGPHPTLTIQAQVSPDGVEWLDRGARLTLPSDRSLIDVELYGFGTWIRLFITGSTSEQPTTLLVHLALKG